The window TGGTCGAGCTGAACCAGCGCATGGACCTGTCCAAGGTTGCGGCCATGGCCGACATCGACGAGGACGAGCTGATCCAGCTCAACCCGGCCTTCAAGAAACGCCTGACCATCGATGGCCCCCAGCATTTGCTGGTGCCAACCTCCAAAAAACAACTGCTGACTGCCAGCCTGTCGAACATGAAGCCTCAGGAACTGGTCGACTGGCAGCAGTATCGTGTGCGCAAGGGTGACACGCTCGCCAGCCTGGCCAGTCGTTACCAGGTTTCCGTGAGTTCGTTGAAAAGCAGCAACAAGCTTTCGGGCAATAGCCTGAGCATTGGCCAGTCCCTGACCATCCCGACCCAGCCTGGCATGCGCCCTGCACAACCGGTGTTCGAAGAACTGGCGAGCACGTCCAGGCCAGCTCGCAGCCGCAGCTACACGGTCAAGGCCGGGGACAACCTGTCGCTGATTGCCAAGACCAACAAGGTCGACGTCAAGGATCTGCAGCACTGGAACAAGCTGTCAGGGCAAAACCTGAAAGTCGGTCAGACCCTGGTGATGCAGGACAACACCCCCAAGGCTAAGAGCACAGCAACAGCCAGCGCAAAATCGGCTGACAAAAAGTCCATGCAGTACAAGATCCAGAAAGGCGACTCGATGTACCTGGTCGCCAAGCGCTTCAACGTTGAGATGCAACATCTCAAGCGCTGGAACCCTCGTACCGGATCGGCGCTCAAGCCGGGTCAGACATTGACTGTTTACCTGCCGCATTGATGTGTGTCGGGCAAGGCGCTAACCCTGAGGGGGGCGGTGCTTGCCCGTGATGAGGCTGGATGTGATGTTGTGTACATATCCGTTGCTGCAGTAACGGCTGCTTACGGTTGCGCTTTTACAGCGCCTCACTTTTGATAGAGCGCAAAAGTAAGCAAAACGCTCTTGCCCCACCACTCGGTCCCTCGCTGGTGCTCGGCATACCCGTAATCCGACATCGATTCGGCGGGCCGCCGCGAAGGGCCATCCCTGGCCCAGCGCGGCTAAACCGGCATCCTTGCCGGTTTGCCCGCCGAATCAATATCGGATTACGGCCAGCGTGGTTTGACGGGGCGCCTAAGATCAAAAGCCAAATCAAAAGCGCGCGAGGCGGCCTGAAAGCCGGCCTGTTGCGTGAACTTACCGCACCGTATTTACCGTCTGCACTGCTTATGTGGGAGCCGAGCTTGCTCGCGAAGAACGATAAAGCGGTGTGCCTGATAGACCGCCTTCGCAGCCCTCGTAACCTCGGTCAGCTCCTACAGGTCCGGGCTATGCCTGAAAATCCGCCAACCCTGTAGGTGCTGCCGAAGGCTGCGAAAGCGATTCGCGCTAACAACCGCAGCGCCGGATTCGCGAGCGAGTTCGCATTTCAACTGTAGGAGCGAACTTGTTCGCGAGGCGATGTTGCTATGCACGCAGGTCCATCGCCCTCGCCAACAAGTTGGCTCCTACAGGAATCCGATTCTGCTGTTGATCTGGCTGTTGATCTGGCTGTTGATCTTAAGCGCCCCGTCAAACCACGCTGGCCGGAATTCGATATTGATTCGGCGGGTGAACCGGCAGGGATGCCGGTTTAGCCGCGCTGGGCCAGGGATGGCCCTTCGCGGCGGCCCGCCGAATCAATGTCGAATTACGGGCATGCCGAGCACTAGCGAGGGACCGAGTGGTGGGGCACAGACCTTTTGGTTACTTTTGGGGCGTTTGCCAAAAGTGACCCGCTGTAAGAGCGGAACCATAAGCAGCCGTTACCGCAGCAATGGATATGTACGGAAAAAAATGCGCCTTACTCCGCCAGCACCCGCACTTAACTCCCCTGCCCTTTTTCCAGTCGATACAAGCTGTTAATGTTACCGACCCAAAAGCCCAAGCCGTCTGGATCGTGATACGTCCCTTCCTGCTCGCCCTAAGCCTGGTCTTGAGCTTTCCTGTCTGCGCGGCCATCAGCGAAAGCCATGGCTATGCGCAATTCGGTGTGCTCAAGTATCCGGCCAGTTTTACGCACTTCGACTGGGTCAATCCCGAGGCGCCGAAGGGTGGCACCTTGCGAATGATGGCGTTCGGCACTTTTGACACCCTGAACCCATACACCTTCAAAGGCAGCAGCCCGGTTTCCACTGGCAATTTCCTGCAATACGGCGTCAACGAGCTGAACGAAACCCTGATGGTCGGAACCGGGCAGTACGACCCTTCCGGCGATGAGCCAACGTCCAGTTACGGCCTGATCGCCCAGAGCGTGGAGTTCAGCGAGGATCGCAGCTGGGTGGTGTTCAACCTGCGCCCTCAGGCTCGCTTTCACGACGGAAAGCCCATCACCGCCTACGACGTAGCCTTTTCCTACCGCACGCTGCTCAAGGATGGCCACCCGCAATACCGCACCGCGTTGCAGGAAGTGCAGCGGGTCGACATCCTCAATCGCCATCGGATTCGGTTTGTCTTCAAACGGGCAGGCAATCCCCTGCTGATCCTGCGCCTGGGCGAGTTGCCGGTGCTGCCGCAGCATTACTGGAAAGACCGCGACTTCAAGGCCACCACCTTCGAGCCGCCACTGGGCAGCGGGCCGTACCGCATCACCAAGGTCATGCCCGGCCGACAACTGGTGTTCGAGCGGGTCAAGGATTACTGGGGCAAGGACCTGCCGGTCAATCGCGGCAAGTACAACTTCAACAGGGTCGAGGTTGAGTTTTATCGCGACAGCGACGTGGCCTTCGAAGCCTTCAAGGCTGGCGAATTCGATATTTATATCGAGCATCAGGCCAAGAACTGGTCCACGGGCTACAACTTCCCCGCCGTAGCCAATGGTCAGGTGATCAAGGCGCAGATCCCGCACAAGATCCCGACCCAGACCCAGGGGCTGTTCATGAACAGCCGTCGCAGCGCGTTCGCCGATGTCCGGGTGCGCGAAGCTCTGGGGCTGATGTTCAACTTTGAGTGGACCAATCGCACCCTGTTCAGTGATGCCTACGCGCGAACCCTGAGTTACTACCCCAACAGCGAGTTCTCCGCCACCGGCCTGCCCACGGGCGCGGAATGGCTGATGCTCTCGGCGTATCGCGATCAGTTGCCCGCCAGCCTGTTTACCCAGCCGTTCAGCGTGTCGAAAACCGACGGCGGCGGCATCCCCCGTGAAACCATGCGCAAAGCCTTGAAGCTGCTGGCGGACGCAGGCTGGAAGTGGTCGGATCAACGCTTGGTGAATGCCGACAATCAACCGCTACGTTTCGAAATATTGCTGGTCAACCCCAGCCTTGAACGAATCTTCCAACCGTTTATCGAAGACCTGCGACGCATCGGGATCGACGCCGGTTTGCGCACTGTGGACCGCGCCCAGTACAAGCAACGCCTGGATCAATTCGACTTCGATATGGTGAGCATGACCATGGCGCAGACGCTCAGCCCGGGTCTTGAGCAATGGCAGTATTTTCATTCCAGCCAGGCCGAGATCAAAGGCAGCAAGAACTACGCCGGTATCGCCAACCCGGTGGTGGACGGGCTGCTCAATCAATTACTCGGCGCGCAAACTCGCGACGGGCAAGTGGCGGCGGCCCGGGCACTGGATCGCGTCCTGCTGTGGCAGCACTACATGATTCCCAACTGGTACCTGAACAATCATCGTCTGGCTTACCGAAACCGGTTCGCCATGGTCACCACCCCGCCCTACACCCTGGGGTTGCGCGCGTGGTGGCTTAAATCCCTGGAGAAGACCCAATGACCGTTTTGCGTTCCCTGCTGATGCAGGCTGGCGGCCTCTTCCTTGCCGGGCTGGCCTGTACCGTTCAAGCGGCGCCTCAACATGCCGTGACCATGTATGACGAAGCGCCCAAGTACCCGGCCAACTTCAAGCATTTTGACTACGTGAACCCGGATGCGCCCAAGGGCGGGCAGTTTCGCCAGGCCGGGTTCGGCAGTTTCGACAGCCTCAACCCGTTCATCAATAAAGGCACGCCCGCCGATGACGTCGGCCTGATCTACGACACCCTGGCCCGTTCGAGCCTTGATGAGCCGATGACCGAGTATGGCCTGATCGCCAGCAAGATCGAAAAGGCTCCGGACAACTCCTGGGTGCGCTTCTACCTGCGCCCCGAGGCGCGCTTTCATGACGGCCACCCGATCCGCGCCGAAGACGTAGAGTTCTCGTTCAACACCCTGATCAAGGACGGCGCCCCGATGTACCGCGCCTACTACGCAGGCGTCGATAAGGTGGTGGTCGAAGATCCGTTGCGCGTGCTGTTCAAGTTCAAGGACAACCAGAGCCGGGAAATGCCCTTGATCCTCGGCCAGTTGCCGGTGCTGCCCAAACACTTCTGGGCAAACCGCGAGTTCAATAAAGGCAACCTCGACTTCCCGCTCGGCAGCGGGCCTTACAAGGTCGCTGAGGTCAAGGCTGGACGGTCGGTGCGTTACGAGCGGGTCAAGGACTACTGGGCCAAAGACCTGCCGATCAACCGCGGGCTGTTCAACTTCGACGTCATGAGCTACGACTACTACCGCGATTTCGATGTGGCGCTGCAGGCAGGCAAGGCCGGGCAGTTCGACTACTGGCTGGAAACCAGCGCGAAGAACTGGGCCACCGCCTACGACACACCTGCCGTGCGTGAAGGCCGACTGATCAAGGAAGAGCTGCCCAACGGCAACCCGCAAGGCATGCAAGGCTTTGTGATGAACCTGCGTCGCCCGTTATTCCAGGACCCGAAGGTCCGTGAAGCACTGACCCTGCTGCTGGACTTCGAGTGGACCAACAAACAGCTGTTCAATGGCTCCTACAGCCGCACCAAAAGCTATTTCGACAACTCGGAAATGGCCTCCAGCGGCCTGCCCTCCGGCGAGGAGCTGAAAATCCTCGAACCTCTGCGCGGCAAGGTCCCGGAGCGCGTGTTCAGCGAAGCTTTCCAGTTGCCGATCAACGACGGCAGCGGCATGATTCGCCCGCAATTGCGGCGCGCCTTCCAGTTGCTGCAAGAGGCGGGCTGGACGGTCAAGAACGACAAGATGAGCGACGCCCAGGGCAACCCGATGAAACTGGAGTTCCTGCTGGCCCAGACCCAGTTCGAACGCATCCTGCTGCCGTACAAGCGCAACCTCAGTGACCTGGGTATCGAACTGACCATCCGCCGCGTGGACTCAGCCGAATACGTTAACCGCCTGCGCTCCCGGGACTACGACATGATCGTCAGCAGCTTCCCGCAGTCCAGCTCACCGGGCAACGAGCAGCGCGAGTACTTTCATTCGGTCAGCGCCGACCGGTCCGGCAGCCGCAATTTCATGGGCCTCAAGGACCCGGCGGTGGACAGCCTGGTGGACGGCCTGATCAACGCCGACTCCCGTCAAAGCCTGGTCGACCATGCCAAGGCGCTGGATCGTGTTCTGCTCTGGGGGTTCTACGTGCTGCCCAACTGGCACATCAAGACCTGGCGCGTCGCCTATTGGGACCACATTGCCCATCCCGGCGTGAAAGCCCTGTCGGACATTGGCACCAACACCTGGTGGTACAAGCCTGACGCCCGTCCTGCGCCTCCGGCGCAGCAGGCCCAACAACCGGGTGCTACCCCGGCCAGTGCGGAGCAATAACATGCTGGCTTATATTTTCCGGCGTCTGCTGCTGATCATCCCGACGCTGTTCGGCATCCTGCTGATCAACTTCGTCATCATTCAGGCAGCGCCCGGCGGGCCGGTCGAGCAGATGATCGCCAAACTCGAAGGCTTCGACGGCGCCACTAGCCGGATTGCCGGAGGCGGCGCGGAGGTGTCGGTCGCGGGCTCCAACTATCGCGGTGCCCAGGGGTTGGACCCGGCGCTGGTCAAGGAAATCGAGAAGATGTACGGCTTCGACAAGTCGGCGCCGGAACGCCTGTGGATCATGATCAAAAACTACTCGCAGCTGGATTTCGGCAGCAGTTTTTTTTCGCGACGCCAAAGTCATTGATCTGATCGTCGAGAAGATGCCGGTGTCCATTTCCCTGGGGTTATGGAGCACGCTGATCATGTACCTGGTGTCGATCCCGCTGGGGATCGCGAAAGCCACCCGGCACGGCAGCCACTTCGATGTCTGGACCAGCTCGGCGATCATCGTGGGTTACGCCATCCCCGCGTTTCTGTTCGCGATCCTGCTGATCGTGATGTTTGCCGGGGGCAGTTATTTCGACTGGTTCCCGCTGCGCGGCCTGAGCTCGAACAACTTCGATGAACTGAGTCTGGGCGGCAAAATCCTTGATTACTTCTGGCACCTGGTCCTGCCGGTGACCGCATTGGTGATTGGCAACTTCGCCACCATGACCCTGCTGACCAAAAACAGCTTTCTCGATGAAATCGGCAAGCAATACGTGATTACCGCCAAGGCCAAGGGCCTGAGCAACCGCGCCGTGCTTTATGGCCATGTGTTCCGTAACGCGATGCTGCTGGTGATTGCCGGTTTCCCCTCAGCGTTCATCGGTATTTTCTTCACCGGTTCGTTGCTGGTGGAGGTGATTTTCTCCCTCGACGGCCTGGGCCTGATGAGCTTCGAGGCGGCGATCAACCGCGACTACCCGGTGGTGTTCGGTACCCTGTTTATCTTCACCCTGCTGGGGCTGGTGGTGAAACTGATCGGTGACATCACCTACACACTGGTGGACCCGCGCATCGACTTCGAAAGCAGGAAACATTGATATGAAGTTGTCTCCTCTGAATCGTCGCCGTTTCGAGCGTTTCAAATCCAACAAGCGCGGCTGGTGGTCGCTGTGGCTGTTCCTGATCCTGTTTGGCCTGAGCCTGGGCGCGGAACTGATCGCCAACGACAAGCCGCTGGCCGTGCGCTATGACGGCAGCTGGTACTTCCCGGTCTTCGAGCGCTACCCGGAAACCACCTTTGGCGGGGAATTCCCCCTGGAAGCCAACTACAAGAGCCCGTACATCAAGGAACTGCTGGCCGCCAAAGACGGCTGGACCCTGTGGGCGCCGATCCCTTTCAGTTACCAGAGCATCAATTACGACCTGAAAGTCCCGGCCCCTGCCCCGCCGTCTTCGGAGAACCTGCTGGGCACCGACGATCAGGGCCGCGATGTACTGGCCCGAGTGATCTATGGCTTCAGGGTTTCGGTGCTGTTCGCTCTGACCTTGACCATTCTTAGCTCGATCATTGGCGTAGTTGCAGGCGCCTTGCAGGGGTTCTATGGCGGCTGGGTGGATTTGCTCGGCCAGCGCTTTCTGGAAATCTGGTCGGGGCTGCCGGTGCTGTATTTGCTGATTATTCTGGCCAGTTTCGTGCAGCCCAACTTCTGGTGGCTGCTGGGCATCATGCTGCTGTTTTCCTGGATGAGCCTGGTAGACGTGGTGCGCGCCGAGTTCCTGCGTGGCCGTAACCTGGAATACGTCCGCGCAGCACGGGCGCTGGGCATGGAAAACGGCGCGATCATGTTCCGCCACATTCTGCCCAATGCCATGGTCTCGACCATGACCTTCATGCCGTTCATTCTGACTGGCGCCATCGGCACCCTGACCGCGCTGGACTTCCTGGGCTTCGGCCT of the Paucimonas lemoignei genome contains:
- the appA_3 gene encoding ABC transporter substrate-binding protein, encoding MDMYGKKCALLRQHPHLTPLPFFQSIQAVNVTDPKAQAVWIVIRPFLLALSLVLSFPVCAAISESHGYAQFGVLKYPASFTHFDWVNPEAPKGGTLRMMAFGTFDTLNPYTFKGSSPVSTGNFLQYGVNELNETLMVGTGQYDPSGDEPTSSYGLIAQSVEFSEDRSWVVFNLRPQARFHDGKPITAYDVAFSYRTLLKDGHPQYRTALQEVQRVDILNRHRIRFVFKRAGNPLLILRLGELPVLPQHYWKDRDFKATTFEPPLGSGPYRITKVMPGRQLVFERVKDYWGKDLPVNRGKYNFNRVEVEFYRDSDVAFEAFKAGEFDIYIEHQAKNWSTGYNFPAVANGQVIKAQIPHKIPTQTQGLFMNSRRSAFADVRVREALGLMFNFEWTNRTLFSDAYARTLSYYPNSEFSATGLPTGAEWLMLSAYRDQLPASLFTQPFSVSKTDGGGIPRETMRKALKLLADAGWKWSDQRLVNADNQPLRFEILLVNPSLERIFQPFIEDLRRIGIDAGLRTVDRAQYKQRLDQFDFDMVSMTMAQTLSPGLEQWQYFHSSQAEIKGSKNYAGIANPVVDGLLNQLLGAQTRDGQVAAARALDRVLLWQHYMIPNWYLNNHRLAYRNRFAMVTTPPYTLGLRAWWLKSLEKTQ
- the appA_4 gene encoding extracellular solute-binding protein — encoded protein: MTVLRSLLMQAGGLFLAGLACTVQAAPQHAVTMYDEAPKYPANFKHFDYVNPDAPKGGQFRQAGFGSFDSLNPFINKGTPADDVGLIYDTLARSSLDEPMTEYGLIASKIEKAPDNSWVRFYLRPEARFHDGHPIRAEDVEFSFNTLIKDGAPMYRAYYAGVDKVVVEDPLRVLFKFKDNQSREMPLILGQLPVLPKHFWANREFNKGNLDFPLGSGPYKVAEVKAGRSVRYERVKDYWAKDLPINRGLFNFDVMSYDYYRDFDVALQAGKAGQFDYWLETSAKNWATAYDTPAVREGRLIKEELPNGNPQGMQGFVMNLRRPLFQDPKVREALTLLLDFEWTNKQLFNGSYSRTKSYFDNSEMASSGLPSGEELKILEPLRGKVPERVFSEAFQLPINDGSGMIRPQLRRAFQLLQEAGWTVKNDKMSDAQGNPMKLEFLLAQTQFERILLPYKRNLSDLGIELTIRRVDSAEYVNRLRSRDYDMIVSSFPQSSSPGNEQREYFHSVSADRSGSRNFMGLKDPAVDSLVDGLINADSRQSLVDHAKALDRVLLWGFYVLPNWHIKTWRVAYWDHIAHPGVKALSDIGTNTWWYKPDARPAPPAQQAQQPGATPASAEQ
- the yejB_2 gene encoding putative ABC transporter permease; the encoded protein is MLAYIFRRLLLIIPTLFGILLINFVIIQAAPGGPVEQMIAKLEGFDGATSRIAGGGAEVSVAGSNYRGAQGLDPALVKEIEKMYGFDKSAPERLWIMIKNYSQLDFGSSFFSRRQSH
- the yejB_3 gene encoding putative ABC transporter permease yields the protein MYLVSIPLGIAKATRHGSHFDVWTSSAIIVGYAIPAFLFAILLIVMFAGGSYFDWFPLRGLSSNNFDELSLGGKILDYFWHLVLPVTALVIGNFATMTLLTKNSFLDEIGKQYVITAKAKGLSNRAVLYGHVFRNAMLLVIAGFPSAFIGIFFTGSLLVEVIFSLDGLGLMSFEAAINRDYPVVFGTLFIFTLLGLVVKLIGDITYTLVDPRIDFESRKH
- the yejE_2 gene encoding ABC transporter permease produces the protein MKLSPLNRRRFERFKSNKRGWWSLWLFLILFGLSLGAELIANDKPLAVRYDGSWYFPVFERYPETTFGGEFPLEANYKSPYIKELLAAKDGWTLWAPIPFSYQSINYDLKVPAPAPPSSENLLGTDDQGRDVLARVIYGFRVSVLFALTLTILSSIIGVVAGALQGFYGGWVDLLGQRFLEIWSGLPVLYLLIILASFVQPNFWWLLGIMLLFSWMSLVDVVRAEFLRGRNLEYVRAARALGMENGAIMFRHILPNAMVSTMTFMPFILTGAIGTLTALDFLGFGLPAGSPSLGELVAQGKSNLQAPWLGISAFAVLAVMLSLLVFIGESARDAFDPRK